The following coding sequences are from one Treponema parvum window:
- a CDS encoding lipid II:glycine glycyltransferase FemX → MVTVQKVAPDVFPPHDNLFQTAFWGTFKETLGQQPYFFSVTFSDENFDSPLTFPFMTLIRKRGDGSCYAYAPKAPSVVLPSEKRGVLLEELALALRPYLPENCICLRYDLAWRSQYGGEEIVNPQTAQLALNWGTQTHNLRKAPTGHLAANTVIINLALTPEQILSHMRATTRNCIRRSYRSGIDFAVGGKDMLHDWYALYEKTAKRKHFYYEREEYFNKLFSHKRIQENIFHEHPPNQNERRKKDVIPLSAPAPSPQFHIMSASKNGILLSGIIIALSGHNAYYLYAGSSDEKKELMPNYGLQWEAIRFARSKGCTAYDLMGIPPNNDSSNPMAGLYLFKTGFGGEKVRFASTWDFLFNEKSYSYFCLEDQFYRQ, encoded by the coding sequence ATGGTTACGGTACAAAAAGTCGCCCCGGACGTATTTCCTCCGCACGACAATCTTTTTCAAACCGCATTTTGGGGAACGTTTAAAGAGACTCTCGGCCAGCAGCCTTATTTTTTTTCGGTAACGTTTTCAGACGAAAACTTCGATTCTCCGCTAACTTTTCCGTTTATGACGCTGATAAGAAAACGCGGCGACGGCAGCTGCTATGCATACGCGCCTAAAGCGCCCTCAGTCGTGTTGCCGTCTGAAAAACGCGGCGTTCTGCTTGAAGAACTCGCCCTTGCACTACGCCCCTACCTGCCTGAAAACTGCATATGCTTACGGTACGATCTTGCCTGGCGAAGCCAGTATGGCGGTGAAGAAATCGTAAATCCTCAGACTGCGCAGCTGGCTTTAAACTGGGGAACCCAAACGCACAATCTTAGAAAAGCTCCGACCGGTCACCTTGCGGCAAACACGGTCATCATTAATTTAGCGCTTACGCCCGAGCAAATACTCTCGCACATGAGAGCAACTACGCGCAACTGTATACGCCGCTCATACCGCAGCGGAATTGATTTTGCCGTAGGCGGAAAAGATATGCTCCATGACTGGTATGCGCTTTATGAAAAAACGGCAAAACGAAAACATTTTTATTACGAGCGTGAAGAATATTTTAACAAGCTGTTTTCGCACAAGCGTATTCAAGAAAATATTTTTCACGAGCACCCGCCCAATCAAAACGAAAGAAGGAAAAAAGATGTCATACCTCTTTCCGCTCCCGCTCCGTCTCCGCAATTTCACATTATGAGCGCGTCAAAAAACGGAATTCTGCTTTCGGGAATAATAATTGCGCTTTCAGGACATAACGCATACTACCTGTACGCCGGATCGAGCGATGAAAAAAAGGAGCTAATGCCGAATTACGGTCTGCAGTGGGAAGCGATACGATTTGCCCGCAGCAAGGGCTGTACCGCTTACGATCTCATGGGCATTCCCCCAAATAACGATTCGTCAAACCCTATGGCAGGCCTCTATCTTTTTAAAACCGGCTTCGGCGGAGAAAAAGTGCGCTTTGCCAGCACATGGGATTTTCTGTTCAATGAAAAATCGTACTCGTATTTTTGCTTGGAAGATCAATTTTACAGGCAATAA
- a CDS encoding ABC transporter substrate-binding protein, whose translation MKKTLAVLLALLAATGSIFASGDKDAGSQGSGVTTIKYAFWGNPDSIGVERTIIDEFEKKNPNIKVEPVVSAYNDYHTKLMTMISGGMAPDVMRIDSYFFQDFCNLGAVASLKPFIEKSDFDTSIYSKAAIEEATIKGEIHALPWGTAPIYLALNLDTFKKAGIALPSYDWTVDDFIRIVKQFGGVKTGVYGYANQMASNNPFYGFIWAYGANLLTDDRKGYALDSPEGCQALQMIADLYQQGFLPKDMISTPAAETISRWFTSGTLAMMIVSAQEILAIQKVEGINFEVYPFPGGKTVKNTTTVKSNEIAISAASKQKDAAWKFLSFLRGNEGERLYSAARRIPPSLNNDPELWGLYLDATKSPRDIKKATDAINAKYGHTLQLRSGYSEIDANTVPVFQRILSGNVSAEKGLKDFRAKVEEILARNNK comes from the coding sequence GTGAAAAAAACACTCGCAGTTCTTTTGGCGCTTTTAGCGGCTACAGGAAGTATTTTCGCTTCGGGCGATAAGGATGCAGGATCGCAGGGCAGCGGCGTTACCACAATAAAATACGCTTTTTGGGGCAACCCTGATTCAATAGGCGTTGAAAGAACGATCATCGACGAATTTGAAAAAAAGAATCCCAACATCAAAGTAGAACCGGTAGTCTCCGCCTACAACGACTATCACACAAAACTCATGACGATGATTTCAGGCGGTATGGCGCCGGACGTCATGCGCATCGACTCATATTTCTTTCAGGACTTCTGCAATCTGGGAGCCGTCGCAAGCCTTAAACCCTTTATAGAAAAATCGGACTTCGACACTTCAATTTATTCAAAGGCGGCAATAGAAGAAGCTACGATCAAAGGTGAAATTCATGCCCTTCCATGGGGTACCGCTCCCATTTATCTGGCGTTAAACCTCGACACCTTCAAAAAGGCAGGCATCGCGCTCCCATCATACGACTGGACGGTAGACGATTTTATAAGGATCGTAAAGCAGTTCGGAGGAGTAAAAACGGGAGTGTACGGATACGCAAACCAAATGGCTTCCAACAATCCTTTTTACGGCTTTATCTGGGCTTACGGAGCAAATCTGCTCACTGATGACCGCAAAGGCTATGCGCTCGATTCTCCCGAAGGCTGCCAGGCCTTACAGATGATCGCAGACCTTTATCAGCAGGGATTTTTACCCAAAGACATGATTTCCACCCCTGCAGCCGAAACGATAAGCCGCTGGTTTACTTCGGGAACGCTTGCTATGATGATTGTTTCAGCACAGGAAATCTTAGCCATTCAGAAAGTTGAAGGCATAAATTTTGAAGTGTATCCCTTCCCCGGCGGAAAAACGGTAAAAAACACTACTACCGTCAAGAGCAACGAGATTGCAATATCCGCAGCATCCAAACAAAAAGACGCAGCATGGAAGTTCTTAAGCTTTCTCAGAGGCAACGAGGGAGAAAGGTTATACAGCGCAGCCCGCCGCATTCCTCCGTCTTTAAACAACGATCCAGAATTGTGGGGTCTGTATCTTGACGCCACCAAGAGCCCACGCGACATAAAGAAGGCTACGGACGCCATCAATGCAAAATACGGACACACTTTGCAGCTTAGAAGCGGCTATTCCGAAATTGACGCAAACACCGTTCCCGTATTCCAGCGAATTCTTAGCGGCAACGTCAGCGCCGAAAAGGGCTTAAAGGATTTTAGGGCTAAGGTTGAAGAGATTCTTGCAAGGAACAACAAGTAA
- a CDS encoding aspartate carbamoyltransferase regulatory subunit yields MLNVDTIKNGLVIDHINAGYGPKIFQWLGLDKAKFSSALIMNVPSKKIGKKDIIKIDNTINIDFSVLGFIDPNITVNIIKDEKIVNKITMELPDRVENVVKCKNPRCITMTEHYIPQIFRLVDRTQGLYRCQYCDTLYKAGNNAELMEHKY; encoded by the coding sequence ATGTTAAATGTTGATACGATAAAAAACGGCCTTGTGATCGATCATATAAATGCCGGTTACGGACCCAAAATTTTTCAATGGCTCGGTTTGGATAAAGCGAAATTCAGTTCCGCACTTATTATGAACGTTCCGTCAAAGAAAATAGGAAAAAAAGATATTATAAAGATAGACAATACGATAAATATCGATTTTTCCGTGCTGGGATTTATTGATCCCAATATTACCGTAAACATAATAAAAGATGAAAAGATCGTTAATAAGATTACGATGGAACTGCCTGACAGGGTAGAAAATGTTGTAAAGTGCAAAAATCCGCGCTGTATAACTATGACGGAACACTATATTCCTCAAATTTTCAGGCTTGTCGATCGTACGCAGGGACTGTACCGCTGCCAGTATTGCGATACTTTGTACAAAGCCGGAAACAACGCCGAGCTTATGGAGCATAAATATTGA
- a CDS encoding TRAP transporter substrate-binding protein produces the protein MKKTILAAILAVCGIAMLFANGNQESAKKPYIIKTGIGLNDQSVQFKTLEFMKKTLEQSTDGAVVMQLYHSSTLGDDMAVLEGLQLGTIEMFCGTIGPAAQFSSKVKLFDLPFLFTSYAQADALLDGPIGQEVLDSLEPAGMIGIGYWENGFRQLTNSSRPVKTPKDMIGLKLRTMPTPVPLSTFRLLGANPTPMNFGEVFTALQQKVVDGQENPWETILSNKFYEVQKYATNTGHVYSPFGVLFSKKFWDKLPDEYKQAVKEAVYAARDFNRKTAREAEQRTLNELKKYMEVTILSPEELKAFQKITRPVYDEFAPEIGPDLVKRAVKFLNEMQ, from the coding sequence ATGAAGAAAACAATTCTAGCGGCGATACTCGCCGTATGCGGTATTGCAATGCTTTTCGCAAACGGGAACCAGGAATCCGCAAAAAAGCCTTATATCATTAAGACAGGAATAGGTCTCAATGATCAATCTGTACAGTTCAAAACTTTGGAATTTATGAAAAAAACTCTTGAACAAAGTACCGACGGCGCTGTAGTTATGCAGCTTTATCATTCCAGCACGCTTGGCGACGATATGGCTGTTCTGGAAGGTTTACAGCTTGGAACCATAGAAATGTTTTGCGGTACGATAGGGCCAGCCGCTCAATTTTCCAGCAAAGTGAAGCTTTTTGATCTTCCGTTTTTGTTTACATCTTATGCGCAGGCTGACGCCCTGTTGGACGGACCTATCGGTCAGGAAGTCCTTGACTCTCTTGAACCTGCCGGCATGATCGGTATTGGTTATTGGGAAAACGGCTTTAGGCAATTAACAAACAGTTCCCGTCCTGTCAAAACTCCTAAAGATATGATCGGATTAAAACTCAGAACAATGCCGACCCCCGTTCCTCTTTCAACTTTCAGATTGCTCGGAGCAAATCCTACGCCGATGAATTTCGGAGAAGTTTTTACAGCTTTACAGCAGAAAGTTGTTGACGGCCAAGAGAATCCTTGGGAAACAATTCTTTCAAACAAATTTTATGAAGTTCAAAAATATGCTACCAATACGGGACATGTTTACTCTCCCTTCGGAGTTCTTTTTTCAAAGAAATTCTGGGACAAACTTCCCGACGAATATAAACAGGCTGTAAAAGAAGCTGTGTATGCTGCAAGGGATTTTAACAGAAAAACCGCCCGTGAAGCGGAACAAAGAACCCTTAATGAACTTAAGAAGTATATGGAAGTAACAATTCTTTCTCCGGAAGAATTAAAGGCCTTTCAGAAAATTACAAGACCTGTGTATGATGAGTTTGCGCCTGAAATCGGACCTGATCTTGTAAAGCGCGCTGTTAAATTTCTTAACGAGATGCAATAA
- a CDS encoding lactate racemase domain-containing protein — protein MLYYSSKNEKQDFKEDALFGVLENFINNISKERRLDKVMVIPPDFTRFHSRAGKITQYLYKILGSKLKLVMPALGTHYGMTDEEKTLMFSGIPLEIIKDHDYKNDVIELGRIDRNKVADISGGAVDYDWPVQVNRCLLSENWDLIISVGQVVPHEVAGMANFTKNILVGLGGKECIDKSHFVGACCNLEKIMGRINNPVRTLLNFGSEQYLRNLPIVYMHTVVAPDMKGGTLFKGLFIGDDEECYLKAAELARETNVFLMEEQPDKIVVFLDGEEYKSTWVGNKSIYRTRMALADNAELVIIAPGLRTFGENPIADKLIRKYGYSGISLIKKMVKENEDLSSNLGAASHLMHGSTEGRFKVTYCPGFLKQEEIQSVGYDYGDIKEYKKRYCLDKLQDGWNDVQGERVFYISNPGLGLWAYRANFDV, from the coding sequence ATGTTGTATTATAGCAGTAAAAATGAAAAACAGGATTTTAAAGAAGACGCTCTTTTTGGAGTTTTGGAAAATTTTATTAATAATATTTCAAAAGAGCGTCGCCTTGATAAGGTTATGGTTATTCCGCCTGATTTTACACGATTTCATTCGAGGGCAGGCAAAATAACACAGTATCTATACAAAATCCTCGGTTCAAAGCTAAAGCTTGTCATGCCGGCTCTGGGAACACATTACGGCATGACTGATGAAGAAAAAACATTGATGTTTTCCGGTATTCCTTTGGAAATTATAAAAGATCATGATTATAAAAATGATGTAATTGAATTAGGACGCATCGACAGAAATAAAGTTGCCGATATATCCGGAGGAGCCGTTGATTATGATTGGCCGGTTCAGGTAAATCGTTGCTTGCTTTCTGAAAATTGGGATCTGATAATTTCCGTTGGACAGGTTGTTCCTCATGAAGTTGCCGGTATGGCGAATTTTACAAAAAACATACTTGTAGGACTTGGAGGAAAGGAATGTATAGATAAAAGTCACTTTGTAGGAGCCTGTTGCAATCTTGAAAAAATAATGGGAAGAATAAATAATCCTGTGCGAACATTGCTTAACTTTGGTTCAGAGCAATATTTGAGGAATCTACCCATTGTTTACATGCATACCGTAGTTGCGCCCGATATGAAAGGAGGAACTCTTTTTAAGGGGCTTTTTATCGGTGACGATGAAGAATGCTATTTGAAGGCCGCCGAACTTGCACGGGAGACAAATGTTTTTTTAATGGAAGAGCAACCGGATAAAATCGTTGTTTTTCTTGATGGAGAAGAGTACAAAAGCACATGGGTGGGCAATAAAAGTATTTACAGAACTCGTATGGCATTGGCTGATAATGCGGAACTTGTTATCATTGCTCCCGGGCTTCGCACTTTTGGCGAAAATCCGATAGCAGATAAATTGATTCGTAAATACGGCTATTCGGGAATATCTTTAATTAAAAAGATGGTAAAAGAGAATGAAGATTTATCTTCAAATTTAGGAGCCGCATCCCACTTGATGCATGGTTCAACCGAAGGTCGTTTTAAAGTTACATATTGCCCCGGATTTTTGAAACAGGAAGAAATTCAGTCTGTCGGGTATGATTATGGAGATATAAAAGAGTATAAAAAAAGATACTGTCTGGATAAACTGCAAGACGGCTGGAATGATGTGCAAGGTGAAAGAGTATTTTATATCTCAAATCCGGGACTGGGATTATGGGCTTATCGGGCGAATTTTGATGTTTGA
- a CDS encoding TRAP transporter large permease, translating into MLFIFLVILFSGIALGIPIVFCMAIANVVMLFIMDFPMVSYIQKLFTGMDSFTLLAVPFYMFVGEVMNRGGIAKRLLVFSDSLVGHIKGGLGHVNILSSLFFGGISGSAIADTAAIGGLLIPPMKEEGYEPAYSAAVTASSSVIGIIIPPSIPFILYGVTTSTSISKMFIGGIIPGTLTAFILMFVTFLTVGKHKKDLNEGKKNKFSFKKVFVAFKSAWTALLVPFIIVGGILAGVFTATEAGVVASVVALFLGLFVFKELKVKELPQVLFNTAKTTASVLFLCGTASVTAYLLTLAHVPQELTSFFSSLSDNPLVIVFFANILLLLVGFVMDITPAILILSPVLLPVMQKYGIDPVYWGVITCINLGIGLITPPVGTVLYVASGVAKVKMEELVYALIPFFLGMLVLLVILILFPPLITFLPNLLMPVK; encoded by the coding sequence ATGCTTTTTATTTTTTTAGTTATATTGTTTTCAGGTATTGCTCTAGGAATTCCTATTGTTTTTTGTATGGCAATAGCCAACGTCGTTATGCTCTTTATAATGGACTTCCCAATGGTCAGCTATATTCAAAAGCTGTTTACCGGAATGGATAGTTTTACGCTTCTCGCCGTACCTTTTTATATGTTTGTAGGAGAAGTTATGAATCGCGGCGGTATCGCCAAAAGACTTCTTGTTTTTTCGGATTCTCTCGTCGGTCATATAAAAGGAGGTCTCGGTCACGTTAATATCCTTTCAAGTTTGTTTTTTGGAGGAATTTCCGGTTCCGCTATTGCGGATACGGCGGCAATCGGCGGCCTGCTTATACCGCCGATGAAAGAAGAGGGGTATGAACCGGCCTACTCGGCTGCCGTTACCGCATCATCTTCTGTTATCGGAATTATCATTCCTCCGAGCATTCCTTTTATACTGTACGGAGTAACGACAAGCACATCGATATCTAAGATGTTTATCGGCGGAATTATACCCGGTACACTAACGGCTTTTATATTGATGTTTGTAACCTTTCTGACAGTTGGAAAACATAAAAAAGATTTGAATGAGGGGAAGAAAAACAAGTTCTCTTTTAAAAAGGTTTTTGTTGCATTTAAGAGCGCATGGACGGCCCTTCTTGTACCTTTTATCATTGTCGGCGGTATACTGGCGGGCGTTTTTACGGCAACGGAGGCGGGGGTCGTGGCTTCAGTAGTAGCCCTCTTTTTAGGTCTCTTTGTGTTCAAAGAGCTTAAAGTTAAAGAACTGCCCCAAGTTCTTTTCAATACCGCTAAAACCACAGCTTCCGTGCTTTTTTTATGTGGAACTGCTTCCGTAACCGCTTATCTGCTTACTTTGGCTCATGTCCCTCAGGAACTTACTTCTTTTTTCAGTTCTCTGAGTGACAACCCTCTCGTCATTGTTTTTTTTGCAAATATTTTGTTACTTTTAGTCGGTTTTGTAATGGATATAACTCCTGCCATTCTTATTTTATCTCCGGTACTTCTTCCCGTTATGCAAAAGTACGGTATCGATCCTGTTTACTGGGGAGTTATTACCTGTATTAACTTAGGGATAGGGCTTATTACGCCGCCTGTGGGAACCGTCTTATATGTTGCGTCAGGGGTAGCAAAGGTCAAAATGGAAGAACTGGTTTATGCGTTAATTCCTTTTTTCCTTGGAATGCTCGTTCTTTTGGTTATTTTAATACTTTTCCCGCCGCTCATAACATTTTTGCCTAATTTACTAATGCCCGTTAAATAG
- the dctP gene encoding TRAP transporter substrate-binding protein DctP, producing the protein MKKYKKLVFVFAALGFLSASVFAAGKGEGGSKIPVTFAGTEAATTGQSRMMMAAAEKLNNSGRFSATVQVAGALSGDTDALVTQAKLGVSLVVPSDPGRLASQFNIPDLNILMAPYILTDPELLKKLPDTPLFKEWQAALEKQGIIYITNMYNGFRSFYTTTPVNKVADLSGLRIRGFGNAIGNNLAKYLGFANIGIPWSEVFPGIQSKTLDGCEVQVASAYGSRIYEVVKYLALSKHYMLQSSFVCSSNFYNSMPAADREFFIKTMRETALEYGAIIASEEAGYYENMKKNGVLITEVSLDEFQKAINPLYVNNDLGFSAGLKERLFKELGK; encoded by the coding sequence ATGAAAAAGTACAAAAAATTGGTTTTTGTTTTTGCAGCCTTAGGTTTTTTGTCGGCTTCCGTTTTTGCCGCCGGCAAAGGCGAAGGCGGTTCCAAGATTCCCGTAACGTTTGCGGGAACGGAAGCCGCAACGACGGGACAGAGCCGCATGATGATGGCTGCGGCAGAAAAACTCAACAATTCCGGGCGTTTCAGCGCTACGGTACAGGTTGCGGGCGCCCTTTCAGGCGATACCGACGCCTTGGTAACGCAGGCGAAACTCGGCGTAAGTCTCGTCGTTCCGAGCGATCCCGGCCGTCTGGCAAGTCAATTCAATATTCCGGATCTTAATATCCTGATGGCGCCGTATATTTTGACGGATCCCGAATTGCTGAAAAAACTTCCCGACACTCCGCTTTTTAAAGAATGGCAAGCCGCTCTTGAAAAGCAGGGAATTATCTATATAACTAATATGTATAACGGATTCCGCTCTTTTTATACCACAACTCCCGTAAATAAAGTTGCAGACCTGTCCGGTCTCCGCATACGCGGCTTCGGGAATGCGATCGGAAACAACCTTGCCAAATACTTGGGATTTGCAAATATCGGTATTCCGTGGTCGGAAGTCTTCCCCGGAATTCAGTCTAAAACTCTTGACGGATGCGAAGTGCAGGTTGCAAGCGCATACGGAAGCCGTATCTATGAAGTTGTAAAATACCTTGCCTTATCCAAACACTACATGCTCCAGTCGTCCTTTGTGTGTTCGTCCAATTTTTATAACAGCATGCCCGCCGCCGATCGCGAGTTTTTTATCAAAACTATGCGAGAAACGGCTCTGGAATACGGCGCGATCATCGCAAGCGAAGAAGCCGGTTACTATGAAAACATGAAGAAGAACGGCGTTCTGATCACGGAAGTAAGCCTTGATGAGTTCCAAAAGGCCATAAATCCGTTGTACGTAAACAATGATTTGGGATTTTCCGCCGGTCTTAAAGAAAGATTGTTTAAAGAACTCGGAAAATAG
- a CDS encoding dihydroorotase yields the protein MNGYKNNALLIYNAHLVDEDLDTEGAVLVFDGKILRVFKGRFPTKKDAESLVKNASIAAVSGKAAAGKTTSLSAAALNFKDGDISFYDAEGLTLMPAFIDMHVHLRYPGQTQKEDLHSGLKAAVAGGVGALVAMANTSPTVSSGKEAKKISEEGNTLGLSNMFQAVSLTKDFNGKDTSSLDDVDSDFTPVVSEDGKDVWDSSVMFEAMKKAAEKNLIVSCHSEDPSLTAAADLYRREALSVMREYSIPAWGVENLSGSESADGAKKLPPEADAKITRALTKANEILAVSEDSYTERNLLLSELAHCRVHIAHVSTKKSMDAVRRAKERFFAANRDCENGNGCGAFKNLRISCEVTPHHLALCGTFPPYIRALVNPPLRNEEDRKALIEALRDGTADVISTDHAPHTFEDKARSSPGFSGLETSYAVCNTVLVRQNGFTASRLSRLMSAQPARILNLKKGRLLESFDADLVLASPSEKWRVTGENFFSKGKATPFEGKELFGRVHATFIGGKQVFKL from the coding sequence TTGAACGGATATAAGAATAATGCGCTTTTGATTTATAACGCTCATTTAGTCGACGAAGATCTGGACACGGAAGGCGCCGTTTTGGTTTTTGACGGAAAGATATTAAGGGTGTTTAAGGGGCGTTTCCCAACAAAAAAGGACGCCGAATCCCTTGTAAAAAACGCTTCGATTGCCGCCGTATCGGGTAAAGCTGCAGCCGGTAAAACGACGTCTTTGTCTGCGGCTGCCTTAAATTTTAAAGACGGCGACATTTCTTTTTACGACGCCGAAGGGCTTACTCTTATGCCCGCCTTTATAGACATGCATGTTCATTTGCGCTATCCGGGGCAAACGCAAAAGGAAGATCTTCACAGCGGTCTTAAGGCGGCCGTTGCCGGAGGCGTGGGAGCCTTAGTCGCCATGGCCAATACGTCGCCGACGGTTTCTTCGGGAAAAGAAGCAAAAAAAATATCGGAAGAAGGGAATACGCTGGGGCTTTCGAATATGTTTCAGGCGGTAAGCCTTACAAAGGACTTTAATGGAAAAGACACTTCTTCCCTTGACGATGTCGATTCCGATTTTACTCCCGTCGTAAGCGAAGACGGAAAGGATGTTTGGGATTCTTCCGTCATGTTTGAGGCGATGAAAAAGGCCGCAGAAAAAAATCTTATTGTAAGCTGCCACAGCGAAGATCCTTCACTTACGGCTGCGGCCGATCTTTACAGGCGGGAAGCGCTTTCGGTTATGCGCGAGTATTCGATACCCGCATGGGGAGTTGAAAACCTGAGCGGTTCTGAATCTGCAGACGGCGCAAAAAAACTTCCGCCCGAAGCGGACGCAAAGATCACGAGAGCTCTTACAAAGGCGAATGAAATCCTTGCAGTGTCCGAAGATTCTTATACCGAAAGAAATCTCTTGCTTTCGGAACTTGCACACTGCCGCGTTCACATAGCTCACGTGAGCACGAAAAAAAGTATGGACGCGGTGCGCCGAGCAAAAGAAAGATTTTTTGCCGCAAACAGAGATTGTGAAAACGGCAACGGATGCGGCGCTTTTAAAAACTTGAGAATTTCTTGCGAAGTAACTCCTCATCATCTGGCCTTGTGCGGTACGTTTCCGCCTTATATAAGGGCGCTTGTAAATCCTCCTTTAAGAAACGAGGAAGACAGAAAGGCGCTCATTGAGGCATTGCGTGACGGAACGGCCGACGTTATTTCTACCGATCACGCTCCGCACACTTTTGAAGACAAGGCTCGAAGTTCTCCGGGATTTTCGGGGCTTGAAACCTCTTACGCCGTCTGTAACACGGTTTTGGTAAGGCAAAACGGGTTTACCGCAAGCCGTCTGTCGCGCCTTATGTCCGCCCAGCCTGCGAGAATTTTAAATCTGAAAAAAGGACGTCTTTTGGAGTCGTTCGACGCGGATTTGGTTTTGGCTTCTCCCTCCGAAAAATGGCGCGTTACCGGAGAAAATTTTTTCAGCAAGGGAAAGGCGACTCCTTTTGAAGGAAAAGAACTTTTCGGCCGCGTTCATGCGACGTTCATAGGCGGAAAACAGGTTTTTAAATTATAA
- a CDS encoding TRAP transporter small permease, with product MYKVVIVIFTALLFFIVAYNVASRYVFNNSIVWADELSRFIFIWMNLLGIISVFQNDELVKLDILSARLRKLRWGKNVLDIIEFLLVGGVLLLLTFYSFQFISVMNHVSASLVVPMKIVYSILPISMSFMFIGNIARFIDTIKNNRR from the coding sequence ATGTATAAAGTTGTAATCGTTATTTTTACAGCTCTTCTTTTTTTTATAGTAGCATATAATGTTGCCAGTCGCTACGTTTTTAATAATTCCATTGTTTGGGCAGACGAACTTTCAAGGTTTATTTTTATTTGGATGAATTTACTGGGAATAATCAGCGTTTTTCAAAATGACGAGTTGGTAAAATTGGATATTCTTTCGGCACGGCTTCGAAAATTGCGCTGGGGAAAAAATGTTCTTGACATTATTGAATTTTTATTAGTCGGCGGCGTTTTGCTGTTGCTCACTTTTTATAGTTTTCAATTTATATCAGTCATGAATCACGTTTCCGCAAGTCTTGTAGTTCCTATGAAGATTGTTTATTCCATTCTTCCTATTTCTATGTCTTTTATGTTTATCGGAAACATTGCCAGATTTATAGATACTATAAAAAACAACAGGAGATAA
- the pyrB gene encoding aspartate carbamoyltransferase, translating into MLNGRHLIEPNDLSVTEIDEICSLAEQIIVDPVSFQDVCRGKILAALFFEPSTRTRLSFEAAMLRLGGAVEGFSDASSSSATKGESLADTIRVVSSYTDVLAIRSPKEGAALLASKYSSCPVINAGDGGHFHPTQTLTDLLTVRQLKGSLEGQTVGFCGDLKFGRTVHSLVQALSRYPKNKFIFISPKELQMPDYMLKNILEPLKIEYRSVERLEDAIGDVDILYMTRVQKERFFNEQDYIRLKDSYILDNEKMKLARRDMIVLHPLPRVNEIAVEVDGDTRAAYFKQAKYGMFVRMALIAKLTGSL; encoded by the coding sequence ATGTTAAACGGACGGCATCTCATTGAGCCAAACGATTTATCTGTGACGGAAATAGATGAAATTTGTTCCTTGGCCGAACAAATTATCGTTGATCCGGTATCTTTTCAAGATGTGTGCCGCGGGAAAATTCTCGCGGCACTTTTTTTTGAACCCAGCACAAGAACACGGCTTTCCTTTGAAGCTGCAATGCTCAGATTGGGCGGCGCCGTTGAAGGTTTTTCCGATGCGTCGTCTTCATCCGCAACCAAAGGAGAATCCCTTGCCGACACAATCCGTGTCGTTTCATCCTATACGGACGTCCTTGCGATAAGAAGTCCCAAAGAAGGCGCCGCTCTTTTGGCAAGCAAGTATTCGTCTTGTCCGGTGATAAACGCAGGCGACGGGGGGCATTTTCATCCTACGCAGACATTGACGGATCTTCTTACCGTAAGACAGCTTAAAGGCAGTCTTGAAGGACAAACGGTAGGTTTTTGCGGCGATCTTAAATTCGGGCGTACGGTGCACAGTTTGGTGCAAGCGTTGAGCCGCTATCCTAAAAATAAATTTATTTTTATAAGCCCCAAAGAACTTCAGATGCCGGATTACATGCTAAAAAATATCCTCGAACCTTTAAAGATAGAATACCGAAGCGTGGAACGCCTTGAAGACGCCATAGGGGACGTCGACATTCTTTATATGACCCGTGTACAAAAAGAAAGATTTTTTAACGAGCAGGATTATATAAGATTAAAAGACAGTTATATCCTTGACAACGAAAAAATGAAACTTGCGCGCAGAGACATGATAGTGCTTCATCCTCTGCCTCGCGTAAATGAGATCGCTGTGGAAGTCGACGGAGATACGCGGGCTGCCTATTTTAAGCAGGCTAAGTACGGAATGTTCGTGCGCATGGCGCTTATTGCAAAACTTACGGGAAGTTTATAG